A genomic window from Chitinophaga pollutisoli includes:
- a CDS encoding TonB-dependent receptor domain-containing protein has translation MSEENFFKNLTNAFDDLKLRASYGTTGNDLDVANNRITPFSFVRKMVNGGSYMFNDRLYQGIAPSATPNPDLTWATSASYNAGLEFTTLRGRFNGTVDVFLRKETDILGSRLVRLPDNYGQSLAPENYAARSWRGAEFTFEWRDKAAAGKLNYSIIANMGYVRDQWDVFDEAPALGKDGLQQFESRIGRADKRIIGLKSEGLVRTQEQLDALKAKGFTTYGRPPYLGMILFEDIRGNNFAPGPDGKIDANDMQLLSENATPRINYGLGINLSYKNWALQTFFQGVTAYDRVISNQEGAGMRQHGGAVRPYYPIWADDVWTPETPDAKYPRPVGSNWAESGSIATDFWIRSGAYLRMKMLNLGYSLPKSWVQTIGLTSAQLYFNGTNLFSISPMNEFHDPEQKNYDSFPLMKTFTVGADIRF, from the coding sequence GTGTCTGAAGAAAACTTCTTCAAGAATCTTACCAACGCCTTTGATGATCTGAAGCTCCGTGCTTCTTACGGGACCACCGGTAACGATCTGGATGTTGCCAATAATCGTATCACACCTTTTTCGTTCGTGAGAAAGATGGTAAACGGTGGTTCTTATATGTTCAATGACCGCCTTTACCAGGGCATTGCACCCAGTGCAACACCCAACCCGGACCTGACATGGGCTACTTCCGCATCTTACAATGCCGGTCTCGAATTCACCACGCTGCGCGGCCGCTTTAATGGTACGGTAGACGTTTTTCTTCGTAAAGAAACCGATATCCTCGGCTCGCGCCTCGTACGCCTGCCTGACAACTATGGCCAGTCGCTCGCGCCTGAAAACTATGCCGCCCGTTCCTGGAGGGGAGCGGAGTTTACATTTGAATGGCGTGACAAAGCCGCTGCCGGCAAGCTCAATTACTCCATTATCGCAAATATGGGTTATGTGAGAGATCAATGGGATGTTTTTGATGAAGCGCCTGCCCTGGGTAAAGACGGTTTGCAACAGTTCGAGTCCCGTATCGGTCGTGCGGACAAACGCATTATCGGCCTCAAATCGGAGGGACTGGTACGTACCCAGGAACAACTGGATGCACTGAAAGCCAAAGGGTTTACCACCTATGGACGCCCGCCTTATCTCGGTATGATCCTGTTTGAAGATATTCGTGGCAATAACTTCGCACCCGGCCCCGACGGGAAAATCGATGCCAACGACATGCAGTTGCTGTCTGAAAATGCGACACCTCGCATCAACTACGGCCTTGGCATTAACCTGTCTTACAAAAACTGGGCTTTACAAACCTTTTTCCAGGGGGTAACAGCTTACGACCGAGTTATCAGCAACCAGGAAGGTGCCGGCATGCGCCAACACGGCGGAGCCGTTCGTCCGTATTACCCGATCTGGGCCGACGACGTGTGGACGCCGGAAACACCGGATGCAAAATATCCCCGTCCGGTTGGCTCCAACTGGGCTGAGTCCGGAAGTATTGCCACCGATTTCTGGATCAGGAGCGGTGCTTACCTGCGTATGAAAATGTTAAACCTGGGGTACAGCCTTCCTAAGAGCTGGGTACAAACCATTGGTTTAACAAGCGCGCAACTCTATTTCAATGGCACCAACCTTTTCTCGATCTCGCCTATGAATGAATTCCATGACCCGGAACAGAAAAACTATGATTCCTTCCCGCTCATGAAAACGTTCACTGTAGGTGCGGACATCCGCTTCTAG